DNA from Planctomycetota bacterium:
CGATCCTGCGACAGTCGGAGCGTGGCGTCGGAACCACTCATCGTCGGCTACGCCGGGCTCGACCCCGATCAGCCAAAACGGCCTGGGCTGGTGACGGCGTTCGGTGTGGCGAGCATTGACTCTCGATACGTTGGGCTGGCCGCCGCCAAATGCGAACGCGGTCGGCAGTGCATGCATCAGCAACGTCTGCCCGCCGCACAACAGGCCAAACATGACGCCAAACGTCCCGATGACAATGCTCGCCACACCGAACGCCGTCACCAGCCCAGGCCGTTTTGGCTGATCGGGGTCGAGCCCGGCGTAGCCGACGATGAGTGGTTCCGACGCCACGCTCCGACTGTCGCAGGATCGGGCGAACGTTCAAGTGGCCGTGCTGCGGCTGCACGTGTGAGGGCTAGTCGATCTGTTCGTCGCCGGTCGTTGCGATTGGTAGTCTGCCTCGCGAGGTTCGCCATGCATCGAAAGCTGATTGCCATCGTTCTCGCACTCGCCCTGTCGAGCGTCGCCTTTGCCGAAGAGGCCGACGTGGCAACGCCGGCTTTGCCCGACGGGTGGCAGGCGACGACGTTGTCGACGGGCGTCGTCATGCACCATCCGGCCGATTGGCGGACGACGGAGATGCCGGGGCAACTGGTGATCCTGCCGGCGGGCTTTGACGTGAACTCGGAGATGTATCGCGGCTCGGCCACGCCCACGCCCGTGCGGTCGATCACCGATCCGGTGCTGCTTCAGCAGACCGACATGCTGATGTCGCAGCTCCAGCCAGGACTGCGACGAGCGGGTGAGCCCGTCGAGACGCCGTCGGCACTGGGCGATGCGATTCGCCTCGGATACGCTGGCACGCTTGGCGATGGTCGGCCTGGGCAGGCGGTGGTGTACGGCGTGCTGTACCAGGGCCATGTCGTCGCGATGCTGGGGCTCGGGACCAATGACTTGATGGCAAAGCGTGGCGAGACGCTCAGAGCGGTCTTCGCGTCGCTGCACAAGCCGGCCGCTGAGGCCGTGGCGGCCGGTGGCGAGGTCGACCCGAAGCTCGTCGGCCGGTGGCTGGCCAGCACCATCCACAAGCAACGCATCGGCCGTGGCGGGACGTACGCATCGACGAACACGGTCTACACGCTCAAACCCGACGGCACGTGGACGAGCCGATCGCAAGGCGTCATTCAGGCTGAGGGCGATCACGGCGGGACGATCGATGCGACCTTTGACGACGCCAATCGCGGCACGTGGTCGGCAGCGAACGGCCGGCTGACCGTCAAGAACGCGGCCGGCCAGGGCTACTCGGGGTCATACAGCGTCTTCAGCAACGGCGTGGAGATCGTGCCGGACGGATCGGACTCGAAGATTCTGCTCGAGCCGGTGAACTAGGGTCGCGGCCCATGCAGGCGATCAACGAACGCACACCGGCCCTCGAGACTGTGGGCGGCATCCGGGCCAAGGGCTTTGCGACGCGCTGCGTCCATGCCGGCGTCGACCAGGACGACAGCTACAAGTCGGCCACCACGCCGATCTATCCGACCAGCACCTTCGGCTGGCACGGCCTGGGCAAACCGGCCACGTACGACTACACGCGCAGCGGCAACCCGACGCGTCGCGCGCTCGAGGAAAACCTCGCCGCCCTCGACGGCGGCGTCGATTGCCGGGCGACCAGCACGGGCATGAGCGCCGTCACGGCCGCGATGAACCTCTTCGAAGCGGGCGACCACGTCATCGCCGGGCACGACATCTACGGCGGGACGTATCGGCTATTCGCCGACGTGTTGCCCAAGCTCGGCATCGACGTGTCGTTCGTCGACCTGTCGGATGTCGGCAACATCGATGCGGCCAAGACGGACAAGACGAAGGGCCTTTGGATCGAGACGCCGAGCAATCCGCTGCTGAACATCCTCGACGTCGGCAAGCTGGTCGACGCAGCGAAGAAGCACGGCCTGGTCACGATCGCCGACAACACGTTCCTCTCGCCTGCACTGTTTCGTCCGATCGAGCACGGCGTCGACGTGGTCGTCCACTCGGCAACGAAGTATCTCAACGGCCACAGCGACGTGGTCGGCGGCGCGGTGGTGTGCGGGTCGGACGAGCACGCCCAGCGGATCAGCTACGTCGTCAACGCGATGGGCCTGGCCCAGAGTCCGTTCGACAGCTGGCTGACCCTGCGAGGCGTCAAGACGCTCGGCCCGCGCGTCCGGCAGCACTGCGACAACGCGATGAAGGTCGCGATGTTCCTGAAGGAGCACGGGGAAGTGGAACGCGTCTACTACCCTGGCCTCGGCGATCATCCTGGGCATGACCTGGCGAAGACGCAGTTCGACGGCTTCGGCGGAATGGTGAGCTTCGACCTCAAAGGCGGCTTCGAGAAGGCGAAGCGCGTCATGCCGTCGGCCGAGCTGATCCTGCTGGCCGAGAGCCTCGGCGGGATCGAGTCGCTGTGGGAGCACCCGTGGTCGATGAGCCACGTCAGCATGAGCGAAGCCGCCCGCCGCACCGCCGGCATCGGCGAGGGTCTGGTCCGGTTGAGCGTCGGCATCGAAGATGCGGGCGACCTGATCGCCGACCTCGATCGAGCGTTGTCGGCGTGATCACAAGAGCATCGCCTTGCGGTACGCCGTCGGCGTCATGCCGACGTGCTTCTTGAACGCGGCGGCCAGATGCTGGCTGCTCGAAAAGCCGAGTTCGAACGCGATCTGCGTTACCGACTGCGACGATCTCGACAGACGAATCCGGGCGGCGTGAATGCGAGCCTGCAAGATCAACTCGCCCGGACTCCTGCCGAAGTGCCTGCGACATAGCTGGTGCACGCGTGTTCGACCGAGTCCCGTCGCCTTCTGCAGATCGGCGACTCCGATGACACGCGATCCGCTCGCATCGGCAATGAACGCACGAATCGCGGCGACGGCCTTGGAAGACGTCGTCGTCTGGATCGCGTCTCGCGAACGCAGGACATCGGAAGCAAGTGTCTTCAGAACGCCATCGAACAGACTCGGCGAGTCTGGCCTAGTCATCTGGCACTCGGTCATCAAACGTTCGTGCGCCGCGAGCATCTCGTCGAATCGCGGCGACTGCACAATGAACGGCGGGCTCTGGCGGAGTCGCCGAGCGAGCTCGGTGTCGGTCAGCTTGCCGCAATCGACCTGCAGCCATGCCAGGCCGCCCTGATCGAACACTTCGATTCGCGAGCCGTGCACGACGCGTGGCGGCGTGAAGAAGAGCGAGCCGGCTGAAACGTCACGCTCGTCATCGCCCAGCGTCCACCGCATGCATCCGTGTGTGATGAAGCAGATTTCGTGGACGTCGTGCGTGTGGAGCGGAAGCGATCGCTCAGCGACGTAGCGGCGGCTCCGACCAATCGCGGTGGCCGCCGTGTGAGGAATCTGCGTCCCCATGTATCGCTCGATCTGACGCTGCCGACGGGCCGACATGGTCAGGATTGTTCACTCCTCTGTGATGAACGCAACGGGCGATAATCAACATATCTTGCCCATCGATGACAGCTACCACCACCTCCGGTCACATCTCAGCCGACGAGCGAGAACGTTTCCTCGATAACGGCTACATCGTTCTCAAACAGGTTGCGACTGATGAAGATCTTCAAACCTTCCGCGGAATCTACGACAAGCTGTTCGAAGATGCCGCTGCCAGTGGCACGACCAAAGCGCTCGGCGGCATCGATGAACAAGGACGGCAAAAACTGCCACAAGTGCTCGGGCCGCACCGGGACGTGCCGGAGATCCTCGACATGCCGTACATGAAGCGGCTCGACCTGATCGCCAAGGACGTCTTCGGACCTGAAGCCGAGTTCAAGTCGACGCACGCCATCCTCAAGCCCGCTGGCTACGGCATTGCAACGCCATGGCACCAGGATCAGGCGTACGGCGATCCATCGATGCACTACCGCAACATCAACTTCTGGTTGCCGCTCGATGGCGCGACGGTCGAGGGTGGATGCATGCAGTACGTCCGCCATAGTCACAGAGGCCCGATGATGCCGCACGAGTACCTTGAGCCGAGCAACAAACAAACGGCTTTGGTCGCCAGCGATCAGGACTATTGGTCCGCCAACGCCGATGCCGGCCCGTGCGAACCGGGCGACGTCGCGTTGCACCACAGTTACTGCATGCACTATGCCGGTCCGAACCGTTCCGACATCGCGAGGCGGGCTTTCATCGCGGTGTTCCACGCGCCGCCGACACCACTGAAGCGTCCGTGGGTGCTGCCGTGGCAGCAGTGACGATGAGGTTCGCGCAGACGAACCACACTGCTTCAGCTTGAGCCGGCCTCGCCGAGCTGCAGGACGTCGTCGATCTTGTCCGCGAGCATGGAGGTCGAGGTCAGTCGCAGGCCTTTCCACGTGGCGTCGATGAGGTGGTCTCGTTCGGCGACGTCGATCGACGGGATTGCCTCGGCGGGCTCGTGGTCGCTGGACATCGTCACGCCGACGACGCCG
Protein-coding regions in this window:
- a CDS encoding PLP-dependent aspartate aminotransferase family protein, with protein sequence MQAINERTPALETVGGIRAKGFATRCVHAGVDQDDSYKSATTPIYPTSTFGWHGLGKPATYDYTRSGNPTRRALEENLAALDGGVDCRATSTGMSAVTAAMNLFEAGDHVIAGHDIYGGTYRLFADVLPKLGIDVSFVDLSDVGNIDAAKTDKTKGLWIETPSNPLLNILDVGKLVDAAKKHGLVTIADNTFLSPALFRPIEHGVDVVVHSATKYLNGHSDVVGGAVVCGSDEHAQRISYVVNAMGLAQSPFDSWLTLRGVKTLGPRVRQHCDNAMKVAMFLKEHGEVERVYYPGLGDHPGHDLAKTQFDGFGGMVSFDLKGGFEKAKRVMPSAELILLAESLGGIESLWEHPWSMSHVSMSEAARRTAGIGEGLVRLSVGIEDAGDLIADLDRALSA
- a CDS encoding AraC family transcriptional regulator, yielding MSARRQRQIERYMGTQIPHTAATAIGRSRRYVAERSLPLHTHDVHEICFITHGCMRWTLGDDERDVSAGSLFFTPPRVVHGSRIEVFDQGGLAWLQVDCGKLTDTELARRLRQSPPFIVQSPRFDEMLAAHERLMTECQMTRPDSPSLFDGVLKTLASDVLRSRDAIQTTTSSKAVAAIRAFIADASGSRVIGVADLQKATGLGRTRVHQLCRRHFGRSPGELILQARIHAARIRLSRSSQSVTQIAFELGFSSSQHLAAAFKKHVGMTPTAYRKAMLL
- a CDS encoding phytanoyl-CoA dioxygenase family protein, with product MTATTTSGHISADERERFLDNGYIVLKQVATDEDLQTFRGIYDKLFEDAAASGTTKALGGIDEQGRQKLPQVLGPHRDVPEILDMPYMKRLDLIAKDVFGPEAEFKSTHAILKPAGYGIATPWHQDQAYGDPSMHYRNINFWLPLDGATVEGGCMQYVRHSHRGPMMPHEYLEPSNKQTALVASDQDYWSANADAGPCEPGDVALHHSYCMHYAGPNRSDIARRAFIAVFHAPPTPLKRPWVLPWQQ